From Arachis stenosperma cultivar V10309 chromosome 2, arast.V10309.gnm1.PFL2, whole genome shotgun sequence, one genomic window encodes:
- the LOC130960667 gene encoding protein WHAT'S THIS FACTOR 1 homolog, chloroplastic-like, translating to MLKPPINPSAKKLIGASILFHRWMTTSKRVQDRSKQKRVNDLEVATEKWKILSKILFLIELLKQQPEMIIPVRSLENYRKQINLPKPHRISDFIRKTPKLFELYKDHKGVLWCGLTERAEELLEEEQRVLEQHSDKAAEHVTRLLMMSVDKRLPLEKIAHFRRDFGLPMDFRANWVHQYPQHFRVVKSFDGIHQVECLELVNWNPNWSITELEKVTGVTESTTTNLHIPGMLSLPFPLKFPSNYKRVYRYSEKIQDFQKRAYLSPYADARGLKAGSLEFDKRAVAVMHEILSFTIEKRLVTDHLTHFRWEMVMPQKLMRILLKHIGIFYVSERGKRFSVFLNEAYEGAELIEKCPLVLWREKVIKLVGYRGRKKKFETHCDMSDVESDIGLMQSDSEVEDLDVQLEQHGSVDYEDPLLVDNSEMDVEEIAFEY from the coding sequence ATGCTGAAACCTCCGATAAATCCCTCAGCAAAGAAGCTCATCGGAGCTTCAATTCTTTTCCATCGATGGATGACGACCAGCAAGAGGGTTCAAGACAGGAGTAAGCAGAAGAGAGTTAACGATCTTGAGGTCGCAACTGAGAAGTGGAAGATACTCTCCAAAATCCTCTTCTTAATCGAGCTTCTGAAGCAACAGCCTGAGATGATTATCCCTGTTAGATCCCTTGAAAACTACCGTAAGCAGATCAATCTCCCAAAGCCACATAGAATCTCCGATTTCATTCGAAAGACGCCAAAGCTCTTTGAACTCTACAAGGATCACAAGGGGGTGCTATGGTGCGGCTTGACAGAGAGAGCTGAGGAATTGTTGGAGGAAGAACAGAGGGTTCTTGAGCAGCATTCCGATAAGGCTGCGGAACATGTTACGAGGTTGCTGATGATGTCGGTGGATAAGCGTCTCCCCTTAGAGAAGATTGCTCATTTCAGAAGGGATTTTGGGTTGCCTATGGATTTTAGGGCTAATTGGGTGCACCAATATCCGCAGCATTTTAGGGTTGTGAAGTCCTTCGATggcattcatcaagttgagtgCTTGGAGCTTGTGAATTGGAATCCTAATTGGTCAATAACGGAATTAGAGAAGGTTACAGGTGTAACTGAATCCACTACTACCAATTTGCATATCCCTGGTATGCTGTCACTTCCATTCCCTTTGAAATTCCCTTCAAATTATAAAAGGGTGTATCGATATAGTGAAAAGATTCAAGATTTTCAAAAGAGGGCTTATTTGTCTCCTTATGCTGATGCAAGAGGTCTCAAGGCTGGTTCTCTTGAATTTGACAAGAGGGCTGTTGCTGTTATGCATGAGATTCTTAGTTTCACCATTGAAAAGAGACTGGTCACTGATCACCTCACTCACTTCCGTTGGGAGATGGTGATGCCTCAGAAGCTCATGAGGATTCTTCTGAAGCACATTGGCATCTTCTATGTCTCGGAGCGGGGGAAGAGGTTTAGTGTGTTCTTGAATGAAGCATATGAAGGTGCGGAGCTGATTGAGAAATGCCCCTTGGTCCTATGGAGGGAAAAAGTCATAAAGCTTGTTGGTTATAGAGGGAGGAAGAAGAAGTTTGAGACACACTGTGACATGTCAGATGTAGAAAGCGATATTGGCTTGATGCAGAGTGATTCTGAAGTAGAGGACTTGGACGTGCAGCTTGAGCAGCATGGTTCCGTGGATTATGAGGATCCTTTACTTGTGGACAATTCTGAGATGGATGTTGAAGAGATTGCCTTTGAATATTGA